The segment CGGAAGTGGTACCCGCTTCCTATGCTTGCTACGAATGTTTTTATCCTTTAGGCTCTTATCACCTACTACGGAGAAAAAGCGATTTTGCCAAACTTACGCAAAAGAAAAACGCTGCAACCTCAAAAAAGATTACAACGCTTTCTAAATCCTGTTCAGTTTTAAGTCGGACATTCCTATTCGCCCTCTTTTTCGACTTCGGAAATCTCCTTTGCCGTTGCGGTTACAATCCGTATGCCTGTATCGCTCATACCGTCAAGAAGCGCGTCAAGCTGCCGCCGCTGCGTGTTCTTCTCCGGCGGCGTTTCTAAAAGGAATTGGTCTACGGATATATGGTAACGCTGTATCAGCTCAAAGAATATCTGTAAACTTGGGTGCTGCCCCTTGTTCTCAATGTTCGCAAGGTAGCGCGGCGAGATAAACATTTCGTCGCCTACTTTCTTGCGGCTCTCCTTGCATCCCTCACGCGCTGCCTTTATCGCTGCCCCAAAAGCCTTAAAGTCGTATCGTGGTACTGGTCTTTTTGCCATAGTTATTCACCCTATTACATTTTACTGTTCCCCTTTCTTCTTGGATATGTCTACGTAGTTCTATCAGTTAGCCAAAATAATTCATATATATATATGTTGACAACAAGCTGCTTTTGTATATAATATTATATAAAAGGGGGGGAATGTTTATGTTACATAGCATGCGTATTCGATAAGCATTGAAATCAAAAAAGATTTTTCCCATTTTCAATATGGGCTTTTTTGTCATGCTTATTTTGCGTATGCTATACAACAAAACTAACGACGTATAGACATAGTATAAAAACTATGCCTTAATTTTGTTGTAGTATTATATGTATAAATGCAGGTCAATGCTCATGTTGAGAATTGACCTGCATTTTTTTGCGCAAAAGGAGAAATATTATGCTTGAAAAATATTGGATAAAATGTCCAATTTGTAACGGAAAGACGAGGGTTCAAGTATTTTATAATACGGTATTAAGAAATTTTCCTCTTTTCTGCCCTAAATGTAAATTAACGCATATCGTTGATGTTGAAAAACTAGAAATCATAATCAAAAACTCTGAAAAACAAACTTTTTAATTTTGAAAAGGAAGGATATTTAAATGAAACACTTACCTAAAAGTACACCTACGGAAATATTGAATGACCCATACGGATTTACTTACAAAGAAATGTCGGAAGTAATTGGAGAGGATAAAGCAAGAGCCTTATATACGGAATTGTATAAACAGCCATTTCACAAAGAAAATCTATCAATATCAACAAAAAAAGTCTATAAAAGTAGCGATACTGAAAAGTATGTTTATGAATTGAAAGATAACAGGTATATTGAAACGGTTTTTATTAAACGGCGAGATGGTGGGACTGTTTGCGTAAGTACGCAAGTTGGTTGTTCTGTTGGCTGTATTTTTTGTGAGTCCGGACGCAATGGTTTTGTTCGTAATCTAACACCGTCTGAAATTGTGCAGCAGGTTGTATTGATACGTCAAAAAGTAAATCGTATCGTTTTTATGGGAATGGGAGAACCTTTATTCAATTACGACAACTTGATTGCAGCAATCCATATTCTTCGAGATAGAAATGGACTTAACTTTCCAACCGACGGCATTACCGTATCAACAGTTGGTCCAGTTAATCAATTAAAAAAATTGCGCGAAGAACATCTAAAAATTCAGTTGACAATATCTTTACATGCAGCAACACAGGCTGCGAGAAACTGTATCATTCCTCATATGCACATGTACGCTATTGAAGATGTTGTTAAGCAAGCATTGTCCTATTCTCAAAGGCATAATCGAAAAGTGGTATTTGCGTATTTGCTTTTACCAGGTATAAATGACCGTTCCTCAGATATAAGGCAACTTGCAAAATGGTTTAAGGGCAAAAATGTTATGATTAACGTGCTGCAATACAACCCGACGAGTAATTCAAAAATTAGAGCACCACAAAAACAAGAAATGGTTGCGTTCAAACATCAATTAGAGCAAACAGGACTTGAAGTTACCATGAGAGTTTCTCATGGTAGAGAGATTAAAGCAGCTTGTGGACAGTTAGCTAATACATATAATAAAGCCAAAAAACAACAGAAATAATTTAATTAAAAGAGCCAGACGCACAGACGCAGAGCCGATAATATGCAGTTTGAAATACTGCTGTTATCGGCTCTTTTTTGATTTTAATTTGTGCCCCTAATAACCATATTGGAGCAAAATCAGAACTGTTGCTTGTCGTTCTTTGATTTCCGCAGCAGCTTTGAAAAATCAAAGCCGCCGTTTCTTTTTATCTTCTAATGAAATGACGCGGTATCACTGTTGAAATCGGCGGCTAAAGGAGGTAGCCGCCATGAAGCAAAAAGCATATCGACAAAATCCGACAGTTATTGACTTATCAAAAAAAGCCCGCCCACCACCGGGGGAAACTACGCTTATATATATGAACTGTCTAATCATCTGGATACTGCTTACAATGCCTATGCGCCCGTCCGGGCTTTTCGGACGGGCGCATTTTGTACGTTCAAAAAATTTTTGAAGAAATTTCAAAAAATCTTCGGCGTTTTTGAAAAACGCCGTATTGCCCCGCGAAAAGGGGGGAAGCACCACCAACTTTCCAACGAGAAAGGAGGTGAGAATGTGGAACCTAATAGCAGGGAGTTTTACAAACAGTGTGCTTTTCAGAAGTTTTGTAATACGGTATTGCACAATGAAGCTTGCGACACCCATAGAGAACTTCGCAGACACAAGGCAAAGGAAGTGACCTTTTCCGACATGACCTTAGACGAAGCGCGGCAGCTTCATACGTTTGATGAATATTTCAAACGTGAAGCCGCCGAAACCGTCTTTGAGAAAGCCGGGAAGAAAATCACGCCAAAGCTGCTTCTTGAAGCAATCCGTACTTTGCCGGAAGAAAAGCGCAAAGCCATATTGCTGTATTACTTCGAGGGAATGAACGATACCGAGATTGCGGAGCTGTTCAACACGTCGAGAAGCACGATACAGTACAGGCGGACAAGCTCTTTTGAGAAATTAAGAAAATATCTGGAGGAAAATGCTGATGAATGGGACGAATGGTAACGAACCCGGCTACCCGGAAAATGCCCTTGTTCCTTATCCTGTCATTGTGGCAGCGACAAAGGGCGACCCGGACGCCATGAAGATTGTCTTGCAGCATTTCAGCGGCTACATAGCCCGCCTCTCCATGCGGAAGCTGTACGACGAGCGCGGGAACGTCTATTTTGGCGTAGACCACGACATTCGGGAACGGCTGCAAGCAAAACTGATGATGGCTGTCCTCACCTTTAAGGCAGAGGAATAAACCGCAGCGGCGGCGGGACGCTTTCTCTCTCCCCCTTTTCCGTTCCGCTGCTGACGCGGCAGCAAAGCCATTCTGAACCTTGACAAAGAAAGCGGCGCAAGATAACGGCGGCGCAGCATAGGGCAAATCGGATACGTTCCTTTTGCGCCGAGCCATACGGCGGGTGCGCCATGACGCTATCCGGGTGAGGTTATCCCCGCCCGGACAGCCGAGCGACCAACACCGCGCCGGAAAGCAAGTGTAGCGGCTTGCGGGCGACGACACGCAGAATATACAATGATACTTCCTTACAGCCACAGTCCGAGCGTTAAGAGCGTCGCAGGCAATGGGTAGGGCGGCATGAGAACCATGCCGGGGTGAAATTCCCATGAGGTTATGCTAATAACCGTCCGATTAAAGCCTTTGTTTTATTGAATAGTGGACTTGCTGCTATTCATAGACTATATTATATGTTTGCGAAAGAAAGGGGGATTTTCTTTGACGCAAAACCAAACGCCCGTTACCACAACGGAGCATAAAATAGGAAAAGTTACTTACCTTGTATGTTCGTCCGCAAGTGAACGCGCAACGGACACACTGGATAAAAAGATAAAAAAACTCATTCGCAAAGACATGGAACTGAACCCCGCAAACGCCCGGAAATAGGGCGTTTCTTCACATTTTATACATGACACAGGCAGCGGTATGTGGTATAATATAGACAGTACAAATACCATGCTTGTCTGTCGTCGGAAAGGAGGACAAAATGTTACAGACAGACAAGATTACCGCTTTATATTGCAGATTGAGCCAGGAAGATATGCAAGCCGGGGAAAGCGAGAGCATACAGAACCAAAAACTGATTTTACAAAAGTATGCTGACGAACACCACTTTTTCAACACGCGCTTTTTCGTAGACGACGGATTTTCCGGCGTGAGCTTTGAGCGTGAGGGGCTTCAAGCCATGCTGCATGAGGTTGAAGCCGGGAACGTGGCGACCGTCATAACAAAAGACCTTTCCCGTCTGGGACGTAATTATCTGAAAACCGGGGAGCTGATAGAGATTGTCTTTCCCGAATATGAAGTGCGCTACATTGCCATTAACGACGGTGTAGACACAGCAAGGGAAGATAACGAGTTTACCCCTCTGCGGAACTGGTTCAACGAGTTTTACGCCCGCGACACCTCAAAGAAAATCCGGGCTGTCAAACAGGCAAAGGCGCAGAAAGGCGAGCGCGTCAACGGCGAAGCTCCTTACGGCTACCTTATCGACCCGGATAACCGCAATCATCTGATACCCGACCCGGAAACGGCGCACGTCGTAAAACAGATTTTTGCAATGTATGTACGGGGCGACCGTATGTGTGAAATCCAGAACTGGCTGCGGGACAATGAAATACTGACCGTCGGGGAACTGCGCTACCGCAGGACAGGGAGCAAACGCCACCCCCGCCCACAGCTCAACGCATGGTACAACTGGCCGGATAAGACGCTGTACGACATTCTGACAAGGAAAGAATATTTAGGGCATACCATAACCGGGAAAACCTACAAGGTATCTTATAAGTCGAAAAAGACGAAAAAGAACCCGGAGGAAAAAAGGTATTTCTTCCCCAACACTCACGAACCTTTGATTGATGAAGAAACCTTTGAACTTGCACAGAAGCGGATTGCCACCCGGCAACGCCCGACAAAGGTTGATGAAATTGACCTGTTTTCCGGGCTGCTCTTTTGCGGGGACTGCGGCTACAAAATGTATGCAGTACGCGGAGCCGGGACGCTTGAACGGAAACACGCCTACACTTGCGGCAACTACCGCAACCGGGCAAGAAATGATATGCTCTGCACTACGCATTATATCCGCAAAAGCGTATTGAAAGAACTTGTCCTTGCAGACTTGCAGCGAGTAACGTCTTATGTGAAAGAGCATGAACAGGAGTTTATCGAAACAGCCAACGAGTGCAGCGCAAAGGCAGTACAAAAGACGCTGACACAGCAGCGGAAAGAGCTTGACAAGGCGCAGAACCGTATTAACGAGCTGAACATCTTATTCCGCAAGCTCTACGAGGACAACGCTTTAGGGAAACTTTCAGATGAACAATTTGCTTTTCTGACTTCCGGCTATGATGAAGAAAAAAAGACGCTGACCCGGAGGATTGCGGAGCTGTCACAGGAAATCGACAACGCCACCGAGCGCAGCGCGGACGTAAAAAGGTTTGTCGCACTGGTACGCAGATACACAGCGATTGAAGAACTGACCTACGAAAACGTCCATGAATTTATTGACCGTATTCTTATTCACGAACTGGATAAGGAAACGAACACCCGCAAAATCGAAATCTTTTATAGCTTTGTCGGCAGAGTTGATACAGGTGACAAGCCTACCGAAAGTATCTCCTATTTCAGACAGATAGGAGCCGACGTAAAGAGTTATGCTATCTAACATACATCAAAAAGAGGTAAGATAACACCCTCTGCAAAAAAGGTATCGTTATCTTACCTCAACAAAGTTCGTCCCCGACCAGCCATCGTCCACATACTCACCGACTACATGAAGTCCCTGTTCCTTTGCGTACTGTTGCAGGATTGTCCGCTGTGTTTCAATGCTTACGCTGTCACCATAGTTTTCATCGTCCCGGCTCAATCTCATATAAAGCGCCGTGTTGTAAATCGTAGTATTGTAAGGTTGTTTCACCGTTAAAAATCCTCCTTCTTAAAGAAACAACCCACGCTTACAATACTTTTGCTCTATGGCAATTATATCATAAGCGTGGGCGTGTTATCAATGATGGGCTATCAGGTTGAAGCGGCTTTTTCTGCGGTATGCCGCACCACATCTACAATCAGATCACCGAGGGGCTTCCCGCCTGCGGCGAAGTGTTCGGAGATTTTTATACGGTTGTTCCCACATACAAAATACTGCGTGCCGTTCTCTGCTTGTATGACCTGCCCTGTCCGGGGCGTAAAAATATCGCTTTCGCTTTTTGCCATCCAGTGTCCTCCATATTCAGTTTTCAAGGTACAATGCCGCACAGGGGCGGCGAAAATTTCTGCTTATATCTATCACCTTTCCTTTACTGTGTGCCGCTGTTGCCGTTTCACCTGCGCCAGCACTTCCGGCGGGATACGGTCAACGAAATTGCGGAGATTGTGTAATTC is part of the Clostridium sp. M62/1 genome and harbors:
- a CDS encoding helix-turn-helix transcriptional regulator gives rise to the protein MAKRPVPRYDFKAFGAAIKAAREGCKESRKKVGDEMFISPRYLANIENKGQHPSLQIFFELIQRYHISVDQFLLETPPEKNTQRRQLDALLDGMSDTGIRIVTATAKEISEVEKEGE
- a CDS encoding RNA polymerase sigma factor — translated: MEPNSREFYKQCAFQKFCNTVLHNEACDTHRELRRHKAKEVTFSDMTLDEARQLHTFDEYFKREAAETVFEKAGKKITPKLLLEAIRTLPEEKRKAILLYYFEGMNDTEIAELFNTSRSTIQYRRTSSFEKLRKYLEENADEWDEW
- the rlmN gene encoding 23S rRNA (adenine(2503)-C(2))-methyltransferase RlmN; translation: MKHLPKSTPTEILNDPYGFTYKEMSEVIGEDKARALYTELYKQPFHKENLSISTKKVYKSSDTEKYVYELKDNRYIETVFIKRRDGGTVCVSTQVGCSVGCIFCESGRNGFVRNLTPSEIVQQVVLIRQKVNRIVFMGMGEPLFNYDNLIAAIHILRDRNGLNFPTDGITVSTVGPVNQLKKLREEHLKIQLTISLHAATQAARNCIIPHMHMYAIEDVVKQALSYSQRHNRKVVFAYLLLPGINDRSSDIRQLAKWFKGKNVMINVLQYNPTSNSKIRAPQKQEMVAFKHQLEQTGLEVTMRVSHGREIKAACGQLANTYNKAKKQQK
- a CDS encoding recombinase family protein, which translates into the protein MLQTDKITALYCRLSQEDMQAGESESIQNQKLILQKYADEHHFFNTRFFVDDGFSGVSFEREGLQAMLHEVEAGNVATVITKDLSRLGRNYLKTGELIEIVFPEYEVRYIAINDGVDTAREDNEFTPLRNWFNEFYARDTSKKIRAVKQAKAQKGERVNGEAPYGYLIDPDNRNHLIPDPETAHVVKQIFAMYVRGDRMCEIQNWLRDNEILTVGELRYRRTGSKRHPRPQLNAWYNWPDKTLYDILTRKEYLGHTITGKTYKVSYKSKKTKKNPEEKRYFFPNTHEPLIDEETFELAQKRIATRQRPTKVDEIDLFSGLLFCGDCGYKMYAVRGAGTLERKHAYTCGNYRNRARNDMLCTTHYIRKSVLKELVLADLQRVTSYVKEHEQEFIETANECSAKAVQKTLTQQRKELDKAQNRINELNILFRKLYEDNALGKLSDEQFAFLTSGYDEEKKTLTRRIAELSQEIDNATERSADVKRFVALVRRYTAIEELTYENVHEFIDRILIHELDKETNTRKIEIFYSFVGRVDTGDKPTESISYFRQIGADVKSYAI
- a CDS encoding transposon-encoded TnpW family protein, producing MDLLLFIDYIICLRKKGGFSLTQNQTPVTTTEHKIGKVTYLVCSSASERATDTLDKKIKKLIRKDMELNPANARK
- a CDS encoding cysteine-rich KTR domain-containing protein codes for the protein MLEKYWIKCPICNGKTRVQVFYNTVLRNFPLFCPKCKLTHIVDVEKLEIIIKNSEKQTF
- a CDS encoding helix-turn-helix domain-containing protein, which produces MNGTNGNEPGYPENALVPYPVIVAATKGDPDAMKIVLQHFSGYIARLSMRKLYDERGNVYFGVDHDIRERLQAKLMMAVLTFKAEE